A window of the Mesorhizobium opportunistum WSM2075 genome harbors these coding sequences:
- a CDS encoding alpha-D-ribose 1-methylphosphonate 5-phosphate C-P-lyase PhnJ yields the protein MTTQSTDIATYNFAYLDEQTKRMIRRAILKGIAIPGYQVPFASREMPMPYGWGTGGVQVTASIIGPNDVLKVIDQGADDTTNAVSIRAFFKKVANVAVTTDTASATIIQTRHRIPEHPLTAGQVLVYQVPIPEPLRFLEPRETETRKMHALEEYGLMHVKLYEDIAKHGRIATTYAYPVKVEGRYVMDPSPTPKFDNPKMHRSPALQLFGAGREKRIYAVPPFTEVVSLDFEDHPFEVQTFDQPCALCAAENVYLDEVILDDHGGHMFVCSDTDHCEKRRADGHRGHLAPETHSVSEKMEPAQ from the coding sequence ATGACGACGCAATCGACCGACATCGCCACCTACAACTTCGCCTATCTCGACGAACAGACCAAAAGGATGATCCGCCGGGCGATCCTCAAGGGCATCGCCATCCCCGGCTACCAGGTGCCGTTCGCCTCGCGCGAAATGCCGATGCCTTATGGCTGGGGCACCGGCGGCGTGCAGGTCACCGCCTCGATTATCGGCCCCAACGATGTCCTGAAGGTCATCGACCAGGGCGCCGACGACACCACCAACGCGGTCTCGATCCGCGCCTTCTTCAAGAAGGTCGCCAATGTCGCCGTCACGACCGATACCGCCAGCGCCACCATCATCCAGACCCGTCACCGCATCCCCGAGCATCCACTGACGGCGGGCCAGGTGCTGGTCTATCAGGTGCCGATCCCCGAACCGCTGCGCTTCCTCGAACCGCGCGAGACTGAAACGCGCAAGATGCATGCGCTGGAGGAATACGGCCTCATGCATGTGAAGCTCTACGAGGACATCGCCAAGCATGGCCGCATCGCCACAACCTATGCCTATCCGGTCAAGGTCGAGGGCCGCTATGTGATGGACCCGTCGCCGACGCCGAAATTCGACAATCCCAAGATGCACCGCTCGCCGGCGCTGCAGCTCTTCGGCGCCGGCCGCGAGAAGCGCATCTACGCGGTGCCACCGTTCACCGAGGTCGTCAGCCTCGACTTCGAGGATCATCCGTTCGAAGTCCAGACCTTCGACCAGCCCTGCGCGCTGTGCGCGGCCGAGAACGTCTACCTCGACGAGGTCATTCTCGACGACCATGGCGGCCACATGTTCGTCTGCTCCGACACCGATCATTGCGAGAAGCGGCGGGCCGACGGCCATCGCGGCCACCTTGCTCCGGAAACCCATTCTGTCTCGGAAAAAATGGAGCCGGCGCAATGA
- a CDS encoding carbon-phosphorus lyase complex subunit PhnI, producing the protein MYVAVKGGEAAIANAHSLLADRRRGDRTVPALRLDQIVEQLALGVDRVMSEGSLYDRELAALAIVQARGDMIEAIFLVRAHRTTLPRFGYSKPIDTGAMRVERRVSATYKDLPGGQLLGPTFDYTHRLLDPDLAAGADVAEPLQRETETQAMPRVSAILAREGLIEPDGEMPQDHVPGDITREPLEFPMARDIRLQALSRGDEGFLLALGYSTQRGYARNHPFVGEIRIGEVELELDVPELPFAVPLGSVRVTECQMVNQFKGSAKAPPQFTRGYGLVFGQSERKAMAMALCDRALRASELGEDVVAAAQDEEFVISHSDNVQATGFVEHLKLPHYVDFQAELDLVRRMRAEYEARENPMTKDEKKEAAE; encoded by the coding sequence ATGTATGTCGCGGTAAAAGGCGGCGAGGCCGCAATTGCCAACGCCCACAGCCTGCTTGCCGATCGCCGGCGCGGCGACCGTACGGTGCCCGCGCTGCGCCTCGACCAGATCGTCGAGCAGTTGGCGCTCGGCGTCGACCGGGTGATGAGCGAGGGTTCGCTCTACGACCGCGAACTCGCCGCACTCGCCATCGTCCAGGCGCGCGGCGACATGATCGAGGCGATCTTCCTGGTGCGCGCCCACCGCACCACGCTGCCGCGCTTCGGCTACTCGAAGCCGATCGACACCGGCGCCATGCGGGTCGAGCGGCGCGTGTCGGCAACCTACAAGGACCTGCCTGGTGGCCAGCTGCTCGGACCGACCTTCGACTATACCCACCGGCTGCTCGACCCGGACCTTGCCGCCGGCGCCGATGTCGCGGAGCCGCTGCAGCGCGAGACGGAGACGCAGGCGATGCCGCGCGTCTCGGCGATCCTTGCCCGCGAAGGCTTGATCGAGCCGGATGGCGAGATGCCGCAGGATCATGTTCCCGGCGACATCACCCGTGAGCCGCTGGAATTCCCGATGGCGCGCGACATCCGCTTGCAGGCACTGTCCCGCGGCGACGAGGGTTTCCTGCTGGCGCTCGGCTATTCCACCCAGCGCGGCTATGCCCGCAACCACCCCTTTGTCGGCGAAATCCGCATCGGCGAGGTCGAGCTGGAGCTCGACGTGCCCGAACTGCCTTTCGCGGTGCCGCTCGGCAGCGTGCGCGTCACCGAATGCCAGATGGTCAACCAGTTCAAGGGCTCGGCCAAGGCTCCGCCGCAATTCACCCGCGGCTACGGTCTGGTCTTCGGCCAGAGCGAGCGCAAGGCGATGGCGATGGCGCTCTGCGACCGCGCGCTGCGCGCCTCGGAACTGGGCGAGGACGTCGTTGCCGCAGCACAGGACGAGGAATTCGTCATCTCCCATTCAGACAATGTCCAGGCGACCGGCTTCGTCGAGCATCTGAAGCTGCCGCACTATGTCGACTTCCAGGCCGAACTCGACCTCGTGCGCCGTATGCGCGCCGAGTATGAGGCACGCGAAAATCCGATGACGAAGGACGAGAAGAAGGAGGCGGCGGAATGA
- the phnH gene encoding phosphonate C-P lyase system protein PhnH: MEIAAQSIEGGFADPVFNAQAVFRAIMDAMARPGSVQPLPVLARPPAPLLATAGAIALALCDNDTPLWLDPALHASAAIGSWLGFHTGAPLANTPADAHFAFIATPAEMMALDGFSQGTQDYPDRSTTLILQVGDLVSGAPLLLEGPGIETSATIAPAQMPRHFVEQWKQNTKRFPRGVDIILATSGGIACLPRTTRVKTMEA, encoded by the coding sequence ATGGAGATCGCAGCGCAATCGATTGAAGGTGGTTTCGCCGATCCGGTCTTCAACGCCCAAGCGGTGTTCCGCGCGATCATGGACGCCATGGCGCGGCCGGGCAGCGTTCAGCCCTTGCCGGTCCTGGCCCGCCCGCCGGCACCGCTCTTGGCAACAGCCGGCGCCATCGCGCTGGCGCTCTGCGACAACGACACGCCGCTCTGGCTCGACCCCGCCCTGCACGCCTCCGCCGCGATCGGCTCCTGGCTCGGCTTCCACACCGGCGCACCGCTGGCCAACACGCCAGCCGATGCGCATTTCGCCTTCATTGCCACACCGGCCGAGATGATGGCGCTCGACGGCTTTTCGCAAGGAACGCAGGACTATCCTGACCGCTCGACCACGCTGATCCTGCAGGTCGGCGATCTCGTGTCGGGCGCCCCGCTGTTGCTTGAGGGCCCCGGGATCGAAACCAGCGCGACGATCGCACCGGCGCAGATGCCGCGCCATTTTGTCGAGCAGTGGAAGCAGAATACCAAGCGCTTTCCACGCGGCGTCGACATCATCCTCGCCACGTCAGGCGGCATAGCCTGCCTGCCGCGCACGACGCGCGTCAAGACGATGGAGGCCTAG
- the phnG gene encoding phosphonate C-P lyase system protein PhnG gives MRGQEARDQAGRKAAMATLAQSSGDDIVRLWNGAGLPSEAELLRGPETGLVTLRGRIGGGGAPFNVGEATVTRATVRLPSGQVGHCYALGRDKQKAKLGAIADALWQDPARRAEVETRLIAPLQSALATSQEKRRAETAATKVDFFTMVRGED, from the coding sequence ATGCGAGGACAGGAAGCCCGCGACCAGGCGGGGCGCAAGGCCGCCATGGCGACCCTGGCGCAATCCAGCGGCGATGACATCGTCCGGCTCTGGAATGGGGCCGGGCTGCCTTCGGAGGCTGAATTGCTGCGTGGCCCCGAGACCGGGCTGGTGACGCTGCGCGGCCGCATCGGTGGTGGCGGCGCGCCTTTCAATGTCGGTGAGGCAACCGTCACCCGTGCCACCGTCCGCCTGCCGTCGGGACAGGTTGGGCATTGCTATGCGCTTGGCCGCGACAAGCAGAAGGCGAAGCTGGGGGCAATAGCCGACGCGCTGTGGCAGGACCCTGCCCGCCGCGCCGAGGTCGAGACCCGCCTGATTGCGCCTCTGCAATCCGCCTTGGCCACCTCCCAGGAGAAACGCCGCGCCGAGACGGCGGCAACAAAGGTGGACTTCTTCACCATGGTTCGCGGAGAAGATTGA
- the phnF gene encoding phosphonate metabolism transcriptional regulator PhnF, translated as MIGQMAADGIERRSGVSLWRQIADKILHAIATGDFAENAALPPEVVLAERYGVNRHTVRSAISALVQEGVLRAEQGRGTFVLSRKRLSYPIGARTRFSTGLQGQTSERHTVLLDSSVEPASQRVAEGLGLAKGAEVIRLETRGEADGRPVSRAASWFDARRFAGIDKAMAQTGSITASLARFGIDDYLRQSTVLSARHADAGDLADLGLQPGAIVLVTAAINVTPDGQPIQFSETRFSAERVELKLSAL; from the coding sequence ATGATCGGGCAGATGGCGGCTGACGGCATCGAGCGGCGCAGCGGCGTTTCACTGTGGCGGCAGATCGCCGACAAGATCCTGCACGCGATCGCGACAGGCGATTTCGCGGAGAATGCCGCACTGCCGCCGGAGGTGGTGCTGGCCGAGCGCTATGGCGTCAACCGTCATACGGTGCGCAGCGCCATATCAGCCCTCGTCCAGGAAGGGGTTTTGCGAGCCGAGCAGGGACGCGGCACCTTCGTGCTGTCGCGCAAGCGGTTGTCCTATCCGATCGGCGCGCGCACCCGCTTCTCGACAGGCCTGCAAGGGCAGACGTCGGAGCGGCACACCGTGCTGCTGGATTCCTCGGTCGAGCCGGCCAGCCAGCGCGTCGCCGAGGGTCTTGGCCTGGCCAAGGGTGCCGAGGTGATAAGGCTGGAGACGCGCGGCGAAGCGGATGGCCGGCCGGTGTCGCGCGCGGCCAGCTGGTTCGATGCCAGGCGCTTTGCCGGCATCGACAAGGCCATGGCGCAGACGGGCTCGATCACCGCGTCGCTGGCGCGTTTCGGCATTGACGATTATCTCCGGCAATCGACCGTGCTGTCGGCGCGCCACGCCGATGCGGGCGATCTTGCCGATCTCGGCTTGCAGCCGGGCGCCATCGTACTGGTCACGGCCGCCATCAACGTCACGCCTGACGGCCAGCCGATCCAGTTTTCCGAGACGCGTTTCTCGGCAGAGCGGGTGGAGTTGAAGCTGTCGGCGCTGTAG
- a CDS encoding zinc-binding alcohol dehydrogenase family protein, protein MKAVVCRSPGELVLEDRPAPGAPPAGWALVAVSHVGICGTDYHIFEGKHPFLAYPRIMGHEVSGTIVEVGEGVDLAIGEPVVINPYLSCGKCIACRHGKPNCCVRIEVLGVHRDGAMCEHILVPAQNLYPADGLSLADAAAVEFLAIGAHAVRRSRADPDARTLVIGAGPIGLGTAIFARIAGLDVTLLDMSTERLAFAATELGFKTLDGSRGAVPDLVRDATSGEGFDVVFDATGNTRSVQSAFAHVAHGGSLVLVSVVKDDIVFSDPEFHKREMTLIGSRNALRADFDHVAASIRNGTVPLAKLVTHRTTLDGTPRDLARWAHEKSGLIKAVIEIGS, encoded by the coding sequence ATGAAAGCCGTCGTCTGCCGCTCGCCCGGCGAGCTTGTCCTGGAGGATCGCCCGGCGCCAGGAGCCCCCCCTGCCGGCTGGGCGCTGGTCGCGGTCAGCCATGTCGGCATCTGCGGCACCGATTATCACATCTTCGAAGGCAAGCACCCGTTCCTCGCCTATCCCCGCATCATGGGCCACGAAGTGTCGGGAACGATCGTCGAGGTCGGCGAAGGCGTCGACCTGGCAATTGGTGAGCCGGTCGTCATCAATCCCTACCTGTCCTGCGGCAAATGCATCGCCTGCCGGCACGGCAAGCCGAATTGCTGCGTCAGGATCGAGGTGCTCGGCGTCCATCGCGACGGTGCCATGTGCGAACATATTCTTGTCCCGGCCCAAAATCTCTACCCGGCGGACGGCCTGTCGCTGGCGGACGCCGCCGCCGTCGAATTCCTGGCCATCGGGGCGCATGCCGTGCGCCGCTCGCGCGCCGATCCCGATGCCCGCACGCTGGTCATCGGCGCCGGCCCGATCGGCCTCGGCACCGCCATCTTCGCCCGCATCGCCGGGCTCGACGTGACGCTGCTCGACATGAGCACCGAGAGACTTGCCTTCGCCGCAACAGAACTCGGCTTCAAGACCCTCGACGGCTCGCGCGGCGCGGTGCCCGATCTGGTCAGGGACGCGACATCAGGCGAAGGTTTCGACGTGGTCTTCGACGCCACCGGCAACACCCGGTCGGTGCAGTCGGCCTTCGCCCATGTCGCCCATGGCGGCTCGCTGGTGTTGGTCAGCGTCGTCAAGGACGACATCGTCTTTTCCGATCCCGAATTCCACAAGCGCGAGATGACGCTGATCGGCAGCCGCAATGCCTTGCGCGCCGACTTCGACCATGTCGCCGCCTCGATCCGCAACGGTACGGTGCCATTGGCCAAGCTCGTCACCCACCGCACCACACTCGACGGCACGCCGCGCGATCTCGCCCGCTGGGCGCATGAGAAATCCGGCCTGATCAAGGCCGTGATCGAGATCGGGTCATAA
- a CDS encoding ABC transporter permease, with amino-acid sequence MSTEAIPAEKPKRNYNALFGLTLLALLVLLWVILSLSTSSFASANNISNLLRQGSMIAILAVGQTFVIITGGIDLSVGAVVGFATVIAAMLINAGIPVFLAILITLLVGVAIGLFHGFGIVKMGLPPFIITLATLTSLRGIGLLMTNGNSISINNDAFQVFSRNSFLGVPNLFWMVILVGIPAYVFLHHSRWGRYLFSVGSNAEASRLSGVNVQRTIYMAYTLSGLCAAFVGVLLASRIGIGNPTQAEGWELQAIASSVIGGTSLFGAVGSVHGPLLGAFILATINNGANLLNVNAFWQRIITGVLIIVIVYFDGLRRRGGK; translated from the coding sequence ATGAGCACCGAGGCGATTCCTGCTGAAAAACCGAAGCGCAACTACAACGCCTTGTTCGGACTGACGCTGCTGGCGCTGCTGGTGCTGCTGTGGGTCATCCTGTCACTATCGACATCAAGCTTCGCCTCCGCGAACAACATCTCGAACCTCTTGCGCCAGGGCTCGATGATCGCCATCCTGGCTGTCGGCCAGACCTTCGTCATCATCACCGGAGGCATCGACCTCTCCGTCGGCGCCGTGGTCGGCTTCGCCACCGTCATTGCGGCGATGCTGATCAATGCCGGCATACCAGTGTTCCTCGCCATCCTGATCACGCTGCTGGTGGGCGTCGCCATCGGCCTGTTCCATGGTTTTGGCATCGTCAAGATGGGGCTGCCGCCCTTCATCATCACGCTGGCGACGCTGACATCCTTGCGCGGCATCGGCCTTCTGATGACCAACGGCAACTCGATCTCGATCAACAACGATGCCTTCCAGGTATTCTCGCGCAACTCCTTCCTCGGTGTCCCCAATCTGTTCTGGATGGTCATCCTGGTCGGCATTCCGGCCTATGTCTTCCTGCATCACAGCCGCTGGGGACGTTACCTCTTCTCCGTCGGCTCCAACGCCGAAGCCTCGCGCCTGTCGGGCGTCAACGTCCAGCGCACCATCTACATGGCCTACACGCTGTCGGGTCTGTGCGCTGCCTTCGTCGGCGTGCTCTTGGCCTCGCGCATCGGGATCGGCAATCCGACCCAGGCCGAGGGCTGGGAACTGCAGGCGATCGCGTCCTCGGTGATCGGCGGCACCTCGCTGTTCGGCGCGGTCGGGTCGGTGCATGGCCCGCTGCTAGGTGCCTTCATCTTGGCCACCATCAACAACGGCGCCAATCTCTTGAACGTCAACGCCTTCTGGCAACGCATCATCACCGGCGTTCTGATCATCGTCATCGTCTATTTCGACGGCCTGCGCCGCCGCGGGGGCAAGTGA
- a CDS encoding sugar ABC transporter ATP-binding protein yields the protein MTSTAQDLHPAPVLEPGRTILELQGLEKKYPGTHALKPVTLAFKAGEIHAIVGENGAGKSTLIKLLTGVMPRTSGEVIWEGKPAALATPHEAMALGINAVHQEVVLCRHLTVAANMFLGEENSRFGILQQRAMVKEAQKIIDDLGFDLPAHVVLGDLTIGQQQLIAAARATVRGTKFLIFDEPTAYLTRKEADQLFTLIRRLKSEGVTIIYISHRMEEVFELADRVSVLRDGTLVGTRNIAETNDAELVKLMINRSIEQIYHKEHFTPGAAIVEARNLSGKGFENISMTVRAGEIVGLYGLIGAGRSEFVTTLYGRHRKSAGHILWEGKDVLVNSEHDAIRLGMALAPESRRDQGLCLNLPVGFNLNLPIYKRISNNLLISGVQEKTQADRQIADLRIKTPTRNALASSLSGGNQQKIVIGKWLAHGAKLFIFDEPTVGVDVGTKAEIYRLFSALLSKGAGIILISSYLPEVYELADTLHVFRRGKLVATHGFRTADHEEILTQALAEKQEKLGGQI from the coding sequence ATGACATCGACGGCGCAAGACCTGCACCCGGCCCCCGTTCTGGAGCCCGGCAGGACGATCCTGGAACTACAGGGGCTGGAGAAGAAATATCCTGGCACCCATGCGTTGAAGCCGGTGACCCTCGCCTTCAAGGCGGGTGAGATCCATGCCATCGTCGGCGAGAACGGTGCCGGCAAGTCCACGCTGATCAAGCTTCTGACCGGCGTCATGCCGCGCACCTCGGGCGAGGTCATCTGGGAAGGCAAACCGGCAGCACTCGCGACCCCCCATGAGGCGATGGCGCTCGGCATCAATGCCGTCCACCAGGAAGTCGTGCTCTGCCGCCACCTGACCGTTGCCGCCAACATGTTCCTCGGCGAGGAGAATTCGCGCTTCGGCATCCTGCAGCAGCGCGCCATGGTCAAGGAAGCACAGAAGATCATCGACGATCTCGGCTTCGACCTGCCGGCGCATGTCGTGCTCGGCGACCTCACCATCGGCCAGCAGCAGTTGATCGCCGCCGCCCGTGCCACTGTGCGCGGCACCAAATTCCTCATCTTCGACGAGCCGACCGCCTACCTGACCCGCAAGGAGGCCGACCAGCTCTTCACCCTGATCCGCAGGCTGAAATCCGAAGGCGTGACCATCATCTACATCAGCCACCGCATGGAGGAAGTGTTCGAACTCGCCGATCGCGTCTCCGTGCTGCGCGATGGCACGCTGGTCGGCACCAGGAACATCGCCGAGACCAACGACGCCGAACTGGTCAAGCTGATGATCAACCGCTCGATCGAGCAGATCTACCATAAGGAGCATTTCACCCCGGGTGCCGCGATCGTCGAGGCACGCAACCTGTCCGGCAAGGGGTTTGAAAATATCTCGATGACGGTTCGCGCCGGCGAGATCGTCGGACTCTACGGCCTGATCGGCGCCGGCCGCAGCGAATTCGTCACCACCCTCTACGGCCGCCATCGCAAATCGGCCGGCCATATCCTGTGGGAAGGCAAGGACGTTCTGGTCAATTCCGAGCACGACGCGATCAGGCTCGGCATGGCGCTAGCGCCTGAAAGCCGCCGCGACCAGGGCCTCTGCCTCAATCTGCCGGTCGGCTTCAATCTCAACCTGCCGATCTACAAGCGCATCTCGAACAATCTGCTGATCTCCGGCGTGCAGGAAAAAACCCAGGCCGACCGCCAGATCGCCGATCTCAGGATCAAGACGCCGACGCGCAATGCACTGGCCTCCAGCCTGTCGGGCGGCAACCAGCAGAAGATCGTTATCGGCAAATGGCTGGCGCATGGCGCCAAGCTGTTCATCTTCGACGAGCCGACGGTCGGCGTCGATGTCGGCACCAAGGCCGAGATCTACCGGCTGTTCAGCGCGCTCTTGTCGAAAGGTGCCGGCATCATCCTGATCTCCTCCTATCTGCCGGAGGTCTATGAGCTTGCCGACACGCTGCATGTGTTCCGCCGCGGCAAATTGGTGGCGACACACGGGTTCCGCACCGCCGATCACGAGGAAATTCTCACTCAGGCGCTCGCCGAGAAACAAGAAAAGCTGGGAGGACAGATATGA
- a CDS encoding ABC transporter substrate-binding protein has translation MKFVTSILNRRAVMALAAASMLAGVMHSAPVSAADVTIPIIVKDTTSFYWQIVLAGARKAGKDLGVNVPELGAQAETDVNGQISILENAVAGSPAAVVIAPTEAKALGKPIDEAASKVKIIGIDSSADSKAFTSFLTTDNVQGGRVAADGLAAAIGAANGGKVEGKVALITALPGAGSLEQRAQGFKEQLKAKYPGLELVADKYADGQATTGLNIATDLITANPDLKGIFASNLIMAQGVGQAIAENNLAGKVGLIGFDSDEKLIKFLNDGVISGLVVQDPYRMGYDGIKTALAASKGEKVEANVDTGANLVTKANMKDPKIDALLNPKL, from the coding sequence ATGAAATTCGTGACCAGCATTCTCAACCGCCGCGCCGTCATGGCACTGGCCGCGGCGTCCATGCTCGCCGGCGTCATGCATTCGGCGCCGGTTTCGGCGGCGGACGTGACCATTCCGATCATCGTCAAGGACACCACGTCCTTCTACTGGCAGATCGTGCTTGCCGGCGCCCGCAAGGCCGGCAAGGATCTCGGCGTCAACGTGCCGGAACTCGGCGCCCAGGCTGAAACCGACGTCAACGGCCAGATCTCGATCCTCGAGAACGCCGTCGCCGGCAGCCCGGCCGCGGTCGTCATCGCGCCGACCGAAGCCAAGGCGCTCGGCAAGCCGATCGACGAGGCGGCGAGCAAGGTCAAGATCATCGGCATCGACTCCAGCGCCGACTCCAAGGCCTTCACCTCGTTCCTGACCACCGACAACGTCCAGGGCGGCCGCGTCGCAGCGGACGGTCTTGCGGCGGCCATCGGCGCGGCCAATGGCGGCAAGGTCGAAGGCAAGGTTGCCTTGATCACCGCACTGCCCGGCGCCGGCTCGCTCGAGCAGCGCGCCCAGGGCTTCAAGGAACAGCTCAAGGCCAAGTATCCCGGTCTTGAACTGGTTGCCGACAAATATGCCGACGGCCAGGCCACGACCGGTCTCAACATCGCGACGGACCTGATCACCGCCAATCCAGACCTGAAGGGCATCTTCGCGTCCAACCTGATCATGGCGCAGGGCGTCGGCCAGGCGATCGCCGAGAATAACCTTGCCGGGAAGGTTGGGCTGATCGGCTTCGACAGCGACGAGAAGCTGATCAAGTTCTTGAACGACGGCGTCATTTCCGGCCTCGTTGTCCAGGATCCGTACCGGATGGGCTATGATGGCATCAAGACCGCGCTCGCCGCCTCGAAGGGCGAAAAGGTCGAGGCCAATGTCGACACCGGCGCCAACCTCGTCACCAAGGCCAACATGAAGGATCCCAAGATCGACGCGCTGCTCAATCCGAAGCTCTAG
- a CDS encoding aldo/keto reductase: MEKRRIGQTALEVTEISFGGAAIGGLYRACSREAAMETLQGAWEAGLRYFDTAPFYGFGLSERRFGDFLRYKPRDSYVLSTKVGRLFRPVPEDQVPDHSYVDPLPFALDYDYSYDGIMRSVDFSYARLGLNKIDILYVHDIGTYTHGVEKTKLHFRQLMDGGLKALEELKRSGTISAYGLGVNEVQICLDVMRRAPLDCILLASRYSLLDRSAEAELLPLCRAQQTSLVIGGVFNSGILATGPVQGAHFDYRPANRDMLDRVDAMEKIASEGGYPLAAAAFQFPLHEPAVATVLTGTAKLANLIRNLELLDIDAPGTEYAKYRPYTVVQDLT; encoded by the coding sequence ATGGAAAAACGCCGCATCGGCCAGACAGCGCTGGAGGTCACCGAAATCAGCTTCGGCGGCGCCGCGATCGGCGGCCTTTACCGCGCCTGTTCGCGCGAGGCGGCGATGGAGACGCTGCAAGGCGCCTGGGAGGCGGGCTTGCGCTATTTCGACACCGCACCCTTCTATGGTTTCGGCCTGTCGGAACGGCGCTTCGGCGATTTCCTGCGCTATAAGCCGCGCGATTCCTACGTGCTGTCCACCAAGGTCGGCCGCCTGTTCCGCCCGGTGCCCGAGGACCAGGTTCCCGACCATTCCTATGTCGATCCGCTGCCCTTCGCGCTCGACTACGACTATTCCTATGACGGCATCATGCGGTCGGTCGACTTCAGCTATGCCCGGCTTGGCCTGAACAAGATCGACATCCTCTATGTGCATGACATCGGCACCTACACGCACGGCGTCGAGAAGACCAAACTGCACTTTCGCCAGTTGATGGACGGTGGCCTCAAGGCGCTCGAGGAGCTGAAGCGGTCGGGTACGATTTCCGCCTACGGGCTCGGCGTCAACGAGGTCCAGATCTGCCTCGACGTGATGCGCCGGGCGCCGCTCGACTGCATCCTGCTCGCCAGCCGCTATTCGCTGCTCGATCGCAGCGCGGAAGCCGAACTGCTGCCCTTGTGCCGGGCGCAGCAGACATCCCTTGTCATCGGCGGCGTGTTCAACTCCGGCATATTGGCGACCGGACCCGTACAAGGCGCGCATTTCGACTACCGGCCCGCCAACCGCGATATGCTCGACCGTGTCGACGCCATGGAGAAGATTGCCAGCGAAGGCGGCTACCCGCTGGCCGCCGCCGCATTCCAGTTTCCCCTGCACGAGCCGGCGGTCGCTACCGTGCTGACCGGCACCGCCAAGCTGGCGAACCTGATACGAAACCTCGAACTGCTCGACATCGACGCGCCGGGGACGGAATACGCCAAATATCGTCCCTACACGGTGGTCCAGGATCTGACGTGA